Proteins encoded by one window of Emticicia oligotrophica DSM 17448:
- a CDS encoding acyltransferase — translation MGIRDELKSAVLQLNDSSVRPHDFEELALEIFRFQAATNYTYKEYLAYLRVNPQQVSRIEKIPFLPIQFFKHHKIVSEGAPTQIIFESSGTTGDTTSKHLVSDLPFYEYISQRIFEQFYGPLNEFHILALLPSYLERNNSSLVYMVQSFIYRTYSRESGFYLKNTQELLQQLRLLSKQQSKRKVLLIGVTFALLDLAESGEDLSCMKDLKKRLIVMETGGMKGRRKELLREEVHEILTSAFGIEKIHSEYGMTELLSQGYSKGDGIFELPNTMRVLLREINDPFKIISTVNYSQKNEKTLIRGGINVIDLANIDSCCFIETQDLGAYNTENQSFSIIGRFDNSDIRGCNLMYQG, via the coding sequence ATGGGCATTCGTGACGAACTAAAATCGGCGGTTTTACAGTTGAACGACTCTTCCGTACGACCACACGATTTCGAAGAATTGGCTTTAGAAATATTTCGTTTTCAAGCTGCCACTAATTATACCTACAAAGAATATTTAGCGTATCTCCGAGTAAATCCTCAGCAAGTGAGTCGAATCGAAAAAATTCCTTTTTTACCGATTCAGTTTTTCAAGCACCATAAAATTGTTTCTGAGGGAGCTCCTACCCAAATAATTTTTGAAAGTAGCGGCACCACAGGCGATACCACCAGTAAACATTTAGTGAGCGATTTGCCTTTTTATGAATACATCAGTCAACGAATTTTTGAGCAGTTTTATGGCCCTTTGAATGAGTTTCACATTTTAGCTTTACTGCCTTCTTACCTTGAACGAAATAATTCTTCGTTGGTGTATATGGTACAGAGTTTTATTTATAGAACCTACTCAAGAGAATCTGGTTTTTATTTGAAAAATACCCAAGAATTGCTTCAGCAACTTCGACTGTTATCTAAACAACAATCTAAAAGAAAAGTTTTGTTGATTGGCGTCACATTTGCCTTGCTTGATTTAGCTGAATCTGGAGAAGATTTATCTTGCATGAAAGACCTAAAAAAACGCTTAATTGTCATGGAAACTGGGGGAATGAAAGGTAGAAGGAAAGAATTATTGCGGGAAGAAGTACATGAAATCTTAACCTCGGCGTTTGGAATCGAAAAAATTCACTCTGAATATGGCATGACAGAACTACTTTCGCAAGGATATTCGAAAGGCGATGGGATTTTTGAATTACCCAATACTATGAGAGTGCTACTTCGTGAAATAAACGACCCATTCAAGATTATCTCAACGGTAAACTATTCCCAAAAGAATGAGAAAACCTTGATTCGTGGCGGAATCAACGTAATTGATTTAGCTAATATTGATTCTTGTTGCTTCATAGAAACCCAAGATTTAGGAGCATACAACACTGAAAATCAATCATTTAGCATCATTGGTCGCTTTGATAACTCTGATATCAGAGGCTGCAATTTGATGTATCAAGGCTAA
- the atpG gene encoding ATP synthase F1 subunit gamma, with translation MPSLKEVRNRITSVNSTTQITKAMKMVSAAKLRRAQDAITQMRPYATKLNELISAVSANTEVGTASPYTQVRSVEKVLVIVVTSDRGLCGAFNANVVKATVAHINENYPAQLAKGNVEIMALGKKGGETLQKRGFKTNTEFMDIFQRLSFATARQAAEQAMAAFANGKYDVVEIVFNEFKNVATQIIRVEQMLPLVEKKDDNAKAANTDYIFEPSEEEIVLELMPKAIKMQLFKAVLESNASEHGARMTAMDKATDNANELLRNLKIEYNRSRQAAITKEILEIVGGAEALKGN, from the coding sequence ATGCCTTCATTAAAAGAAGTTAGAAATAGAATTACCTCGGTAAACTCTACAACACAGATTACCAAGGCAATGAAAATGGTATCAGCGGCGAAGCTTCGTCGTGCACAAGATGCCATTACTCAGATGCGTCCGTATGCAACGAAACTCAATGAGTTGATTTCTGCGGTATCGGCTAATACTGAGGTAGGAACAGCGAGTCCATATACTCAAGTTCGCTCTGTTGAGAAGGTTTTAGTAATCGTTGTTACTTCTGATAGAGGACTTTGCGGTGCATTTAATGCAAACGTTGTAAAGGCCACTGTGGCTCATATTAACGAAAACTACCCTGCTCAATTAGCTAAAGGTAATGTTGAAATCATGGCTTTGGGTAAAAAAGGTGGTGAAACATTACAAAAGCGTGGCTTCAAGACAAATACCGAGTTTATGGATATTTTCCAACGCTTGAGTTTTGCTACTGCCCGCCAAGCTGCAGAGCAAGCAATGGCAGCTTTTGCAAATGGAAAATATGATGTAGTTGAAATTGTGTTCAACGAATTCAAAAACGTAGCTACGCAGATTATTCGTGTAGAGCAAATGCTTCCTTTAGTTGAGAAAAAAGATGATAACGCTAAAGCTGCTAATACAGATTATATTTTCGAACCATCGGAAGAAGAAATTGTATTAGAATTAATGCCAAAGGCTATCAAAATGCAGTTATTCAAAGCCGTTTTAGAATCAAATGCTTCTGAACACGGTGCTCGTATGACTGCTATGGATAAAGCAACTGATAACGCCAACGAGTTATTACGTAATTTGAAAATCGAATATAACCGTAGTCGCCAAGCTGCCATTACAAAAGAAATTTTGGAAATTGTGGGTGGTGCAGAAGCTTTGAAAGGAAACTAA
- a CDS encoding dipeptide epimerase — protein MKLKFHILTLQMRHTFTIAHGSRDDIDAFIVELQDGELSGYGEATPIPYYGVTAEGMRDKLSEYQEIIENYDLQNPEDFWAFMYPHLKNDPFAHCALDMAAWDLWGKKQGKPLYEIWGLDPSKAPNSNYTIGIDTIEKMVEKMKEFDFPIYKIKLGTNHDVEIVRELRKHTDALFRVDANCAWGIEETIENSKAFAELGVEFIEQPMHKDAYVEMEEVMKGSVLPLIADESCIVEEDVKKCVGKFHGVNVKLAKCGGITPALRMISEAKSLGLKVMCGCMTETSVGISAIGQLAPLLDYVDMDGSILIANDPATGVYLDKGKPVFPKVNGTGATLL, from the coding sequence ATGAAACTAAAATTCCATATTCTCACGCTGCAAATGCGGCATACTTTTACCATTGCTCACGGCTCACGTGATGATATTGATGCCTTTATCGTTGAACTTCAAGACGGTGAACTCAGTGGTTATGGAGAAGCAACTCCAATACCTTATTATGGAGTTACGGCCGAAGGAATGAGAGACAAACTCTCTGAATATCAAGAAATTATCGAAAACTACGACCTTCAAAATCCAGAGGATTTTTGGGCATTTATGTACCCTCATCTAAAAAATGACCCTTTTGCACATTGTGCATTAGATATGGCAGCTTGGGATTTATGGGGCAAAAAACAAGGTAAACCCTTATACGAAATTTGGGGCCTTGACCCTTCAAAAGCCCCGAATTCTAATTATACCATCGGAATTGATACCATTGAAAAAATGGTTGAGAAAATGAAAGAGTTTGATTTCCCGATTTATAAAATCAAGTTGGGTACTAATCACGATGTTGAAATTGTTCGTGAACTAAGAAAACACACCGATGCTCTTTTTAGAGTTGATGCTAACTGTGCCTGGGGTATTGAAGAAACCATTGAAAACTCGAAAGCTTTTGCAGAGTTGGGCGTAGAATTTATCGAACAACCAATGCACAAAGATGCTTACGTAGAGATGGAAGAAGTAATGAAAGGTTCGGTTTTACCACTCATTGCCGATGAAAGCTGCATTGTGGAAGAAGACGTAAAAAAATGCGTAGGTAAATTTCATGGTGTAAACGTAAAATTGGCCAAGTGTGGTGGAATTACACCAGCATTACGCATGATTTCAGAAGCAAAAAGCTTGGGATTGAAAGTTATGTGTGGCTGTATGACGGAAACAAGTGTGGGTATTTCAGCAATCGGGCAGCTAGCACCTTTACTTGATTATGTAGATATGGATGGTTCGATTTTAATTGCCAATGACCCTGCAACGGGAGTATATCTTGACAAAGGCAAACCTGTTTTCCCGAAAGTAAACGGAACAGGTGCAACACTTTTATAA
- a CDS encoding hydroxypyruvate isomerase family protein, protein MNRRNFLSKSVLAAGASTLGTSTAALASTPSQIEQPNIIAPNKFKLLYAPHFGMFENSAGKDLFDQLKFMADNGFMALEDNGMLGRPVEIQTKIGETMAKLGMKMGVFVVDGGDNWKVSLTTGKKDFLENFLKTCRASVETAKRCNAKYMTVVPGYFERNLPLGVQTANVIDALRRACDIFEPHNLTMVLEPLSDNADLFLRYSDQTYMICKAVNSPSCKILFDMWHMQRNEGRMTQHMNWCWEEIAYFQIGDEPGRKEPTTGEINYKSLFKHIYEKSKANNQEFIMGMEHGNFAKGKEGEAKLIEAYQWSDNF, encoded by the coding sequence ATGAATCGCAGAAACTTTTTATCAAAGAGTGTCTTGGCTGCCGGAGCTAGTACCCTTGGCACTTCAACCGCAGCTTTAGCTTCTACGCCGAGTCAAATCGAACAACCAAACATCATCGCTCCTAATAAATTCAAACTTCTCTATGCTCCGCATTTCGGAATGTTTGAAAATTCAGCTGGCAAAGACCTTTTCGACCAACTTAAATTCATGGCTGACAATGGCTTCATGGCTCTGGAGGATAACGGAATGTTAGGCCGCCCAGTAGAAATACAAACAAAAATTGGTGAAACAATGGCCAAATTAGGCATGAAAATGGGGGTTTTTGTGGTAGATGGTGGCGATAATTGGAAAGTTTCACTCACCACTGGTAAAAAAGATTTCCTCGAAAATTTCTTAAAAACTTGCCGTGCCTCGGTAGAAACAGCTAAACGTTGTAATGCTAAATACATGACGGTTGTACCTGGCTATTTTGAGCGAAATCTACCATTAGGTGTTCAGACAGCCAATGTCATTGATGCCTTACGCCGAGCTTGTGATATTTTCGAGCCTCATAACCTCACGATGGTACTTGAACCATTAAGCGATAATGCCGATTTATTCTTACGCTATTCTGACCAAACCTACATGATTTGTAAGGCGGTGAATAGCCCTTCATGTAAGATTTTATTTGATATGTGGCACATGCAAAGAAATGAAGGCCGCATGACTCAACACATGAATTGGTGCTGGGAAGAAATTGCCTATTTTCAGATTGGCGATGAGCCAGGCCGCAAGGAGCCAACTACTGGCGAAATAAATTACAAGAGCTTATTTAAGCATATTTACGAAAAATCGAAAGCCAATAATCAAGAGTTCATCATGGGAATGGAACATGGTAATTTTGCTAAAGGCAAAGAAGGAGAAGCAAAATTGATTGAAGCTTATCAATGGAGCGATAATTTCTAA
- a CDS encoding 1-deoxy-D-xylulose-5-phosphate reductoisomerase gives MQKRHLAILGSTGSIGTQALEVVEANPDIFEVEVLTAQNNADLLIEQAAKFKPNVVVISNENLYDKVFAALDPLDIKVYSGDKSLASVVTMESVNMVLTALVGYAGLIPTVAAIKAGKHIALANKETLVVAGELVTELAQKHRVDILPVDSEHSAIFQCLVGEFHNPIEKIILTASGGPFRGKDREFLKTVTKAQALKHPNWSMGAKITIDSASLMNKGLEVIEAKWLFGLTPEQIEVVVHPQSIIHSMVQFEDGSMKAQMGLPDMRVPIQFAIGYPNRLKSTFPRMDFAQYPSLTFEKPDYETFRNLGFAFEALRTGGNMACIVNAANEIAVAAFLRDEIGFLEMSDLIEDCMKKVTFVRTPTLEDYIETDKETRRLALEFV, from the coding sequence ATGCAGAAACGTCATCTTGCTATTCTTGGCTCAACTGGTTCTATCGGAACACAAGCCTTAGAAGTTGTTGAAGCCAATCCAGATATTTTTGAAGTAGAAGTACTGACCGCCCAAAACAACGCCGATTTGTTGATTGAACAAGCAGCTAAGTTTAAGCCAAACGTAGTGGTGATTTCTAACGAAAACCTTTATGACAAAGTCTTTGCCGCTCTCGACCCACTTGATATAAAAGTTTATTCTGGAGATAAATCTTTGGCATCGGTTGTAACCATGGAATCGGTGAATATGGTACTCACTGCTCTGGTGGGTTATGCAGGACTTATTCCGACGGTGGCGGCCATTAAAGCAGGTAAACACATTGCTTTAGCCAATAAAGAAACGCTCGTAGTAGCTGGCGAATTAGTGACGGAATTAGCTCAAAAGCATAGAGTTGATATATTACCTGTTGATTCTGAACATTCGGCTATTTTTCAGTGCTTGGTAGGTGAGTTTCATAATCCTATTGAAAAAATAATACTAACGGCTTCGGGTGGTCCATTTAGAGGGAAAGACCGTGAGTTTTTGAAAACAGTTACCAAAGCCCAAGCCCTCAAGCACCCTAATTGGAGCATGGGAGCAAAAATTACCATAGATTCTGCTTCTTTGATGAATAAGGGTTTAGAGGTAATTGAAGCAAAGTGGTTATTCGGACTCACACCAGAGCAAATTGAAGTGGTTGTACACCCACAAAGTATTATTCACTCAATGGTGCAGTTTGAAGATGGAAGTATGAAAGCCCAAATGGGTTTACCAGATATGCGAGTGCCGATTCAGTTTGCGATTGGCTATCCGAATCGTTTAAAATCAACTTTCCCACGTATGGATTTTGCCCAGTATCCATCGCTTACTTTTGAAAAACCTGATTATGAAACATTCAGAAATTTAGGTTTCGCATTTGAAGCCCTACGTACTGGCGGGAACATGGCGTGTATTGTTAATGCGGCCAACGAAATAGCCGTTGCAGCATTCTTACGTGATGAAATCGGATTCTTAGAAATGTCGGATTTGATTGAAGATTGTATGAAAAAAGTGACCTTCGTTCGCACACCAACGCTCGAAGATTATATAGAAACCGACAAAGAAACCAGGCGTCTGGCTTTAGAGTTTGTTTAA
- a CDS encoding RluA family pseudouridine synthase — MAKQPFQVVYEDNHIIIVNKAQGILVQGDSTGDKTLSDYVKEYIKEKYNKPGDVFLGTVHRLDRPVSGLVVFARTSKALERMNEIFRKRDVQKTYWAVVGKKPEKKSAKLTNWLVKDETKNTVKAYDEEVPNSQKAELTYRYLGELNHYHLLEINPITGRPHQIRVQLAKMGCPIRGDVKYGYPRPNIEGNINLHARRLYFIHPVKKEPIICKAALPENAFWEEFLELEPEDIKTENLDFLY, encoded by the coding sequence ATGGCAAAGCAACCATTTCAAGTAGTTTACGAAGATAATCACATCATTATCGTCAATAAAGCCCAAGGAATTTTAGTTCAGGGCGATAGCACTGGCGATAAAACGCTTTCTGACTACGTAAAAGAGTATATTAAAGAAAAATACAATAAACCAGGAGATGTTTTTCTTGGAACCGTACACCGCCTCGACCGCCCCGTGAGTGGCTTGGTGGTTTTTGCACGTACATCAAAAGCACTCGAACGCATGAACGAGATATTTAGAAAACGTGATGTTCAGAAAACTTATTGGGCAGTTGTGGGTAAAAAACCCGAGAAAAAATCGGCAAAATTGACCAACTGGCTCGTAAAAGATGAAACTAAGAATACCGTAAAAGCCTACGACGAAGAAGTACCTAACTCACAAAAAGCAGAGTTGACGTATCGTTATTTAGGCGAATTGAACCATTATCATTTACTCGAGATAAACCCGATTACTGGTCGCCCACACCAAATTCGTGTGCAATTGGCCAAAATGGGTTGCCCAATTAGAGGTGATGTGAAGTATGGATACCCACGCCCAAATATTGAAGGCAACATCAATCTTCATGCTCGCAGGTTGTATTTTATTCATCCAGTGAAAAAGGAGCCAATCATTTGCAAAGCGGCATTGCCCGAAAATGCCTTCTGGGAAGAGTTTTTAGAACTCGAACCGGAAGATATCAAAACAGAAAATCTTGATTTCTTATATTGA
- the atpA gene encoding F0F1 ATP synthase subunit alpha — MASVRPDEVSAILREQLAGARTEAELEEVGTVLQIGDGVARIYGLSKVQAGELLAFENGLKALALNLEEDNVGAVLLGDSAGIKEGATVKRTGEIASVKVGDGIVGRVVNTLAEPIDGNGPIQGETFEMPLERKAPGVIYRQPVTEPLQTGIKAIDAMIPIGRGQRELVIGDRQTGKTAVCIDTIINQKEFYDKGEPVYCIYVACGQKASTIKAVEQTLRKYGAMDYTVIVAAGASDPSPMQFFAPFTGAAIGEYFRDTGRPALVIYDDLSKQAVAYREVSLLLRRPPGREAYPGDVFYLHSRLLERAAKVIADDAIASEMNDLPPSLKSKVKGGGSLTALPIIETQAGDVSAYIPTNVISITDGQIFLESNLFNAGIRPAINVGISVSRVGGNAQIKSMKKVAGTLKLDQAQFRELEAFAKFGSDLDAATRLTIERGRRNQEILKQAQFSPVSVGEQVAIIYASINGVLDKVPVARVKEFENEFALLLKSQNPEVITNLAAGKLDDATTDTIKKVGKELAEKYA; from the coding sequence ATGGCATCAGTTAGACCAGACGAAGTTTCGGCTATCCTGCGTGAGCAATTGGCAGGTGCAAGAACCGAAGCCGAACTCGAAGAAGTTGGTACAGTGCTACAAATCGGTGACGGTGTAGCACGTATATACGGTTTATCAAAAGTTCAAGCCGGTGAATTGCTGGCATTTGAAAATGGCTTAAAAGCCTTAGCACTTAACCTCGAAGAAGACAACGTAGGAGCGGTATTGTTAGGTGACTCGGCAGGTATCAAAGAAGGTGCAACAGTAAAACGTACAGGTGAAATCGCCTCTGTAAAAGTAGGTGATGGCATCGTAGGCCGTGTTGTAAATACTTTGGCTGAGCCTATCGATGGCAATGGCCCTATTCAAGGAGAAACTTTTGAAATGCCTTTGGAGCGTAAAGCACCAGGCGTTATTTATCGTCAGCCAGTAACTGAGCCTTTACAAACAGGTATCAAAGCTATTGACGCGATGATTCCGATTGGCCGTGGCCAACGTGAGTTGGTTATCGGTGACCGTCAAACTGGTAAGACTGCCGTTTGTATTGACACCATCATTAACCAAAAAGAATTCTACGACAAAGGCGAACCTGTATATTGTATCTACGTAGCTTGTGGTCAAAAAGCTTCTACAATTAAGGCTGTTGAGCAGACATTACGTAAATATGGTGCTATGGATTACACAGTAATCGTAGCAGCGGGTGCTTCTGACCCATCTCCGATGCAGTTCTTTGCTCCGTTTACGGGTGCTGCTATCGGTGAATACTTCCGTGATACAGGCCGTCCAGCATTGGTTATCTACGATGACCTTTCTAAGCAAGCCGTAGCTTACCGTGAAGTATCATTATTGCTTCGTCGTCCACCAGGCCGTGAAGCTTATCCAGGTGACGTATTCTACTTACATAGCCGTTTATTGGAGCGTGCTGCAAAAGTTATCGCTGATGATGCTATTGCAAGTGAAATGAACGATTTACCGCCATCATTGAAATCTAAAGTGAAAGGTGGTGGTTCATTAACAGCCCTTCCAATCATCGAAACACAAGCAGGTGACGTTTCTGCTTATATCCCTACAAACGTAATCTCGATTACTGACGGACAAATCTTCTTGGAGTCTAACTTGTTCAATGCAGGTATTCGTCCAGCGATTAACGTAGGTATCTCGGTATCACGCGTAGGTGGTAATGCTCAGATTAAATCAATGAAGAAAGTAGCTGGTACATTGAAACTTGACCAAGCACAGTTCCGTGAATTGGAAGCTTTTGCGAAGTTTGGTTCAGACCTAGATGCTGCTACTCGTTTGACTATCGAGCGTGGACGTCGTAACCAAGAAATCTTAAAGCAAGCTCAATTCTCGCCAGTATCAGTAGGAGAGCAAGTTGCTATTATCTATGCTTCAATCAACGGTGTATTAGACAAAGTACCTGTTGCAAGAGTAAAAGAATTCGAAAACGAATTCGCTTTATTATTGAAGAGCCAAAACCCAGAGGTTATTACAAACCTTGCGGCTGGTAAGTTAGATGATGCTACTACTGACACTATCAAGAAAGTAGGTAAAGAATTAGCAGAGAAATACGCTTAA
- the ispE gene encoding 4-(cytidine 5'-diphospho)-2-C-methyl-D-erythritol kinase encodes MLTFPNAKINIGLNIVEKRSDGFHNIESVFYPVEWCDALEILPNQDQTANEAIFQSTGLSIPGNESSNLCLKAWHLLQDQISTPPTIHLHKVIPMGAGLGGGSADGAFTLRMLNEVYQLNLSNDQLKDFARKLGSDCAFFIENKPVFCYNKGDEFEDFSLNLKGKFIVLVNPDIHISTAEAYSGVSPQKPEISLKTALSEPISNWKTIVKNDFEEKLLLKYPTIAEVKESLYVAGAVYASMTGSGSTVYGIFENEIDLKNQFPNFAIWQGFFKV; translated from the coding sequence ATGCTTACATTTCCAAACGCTAAAATAAACATTGGCCTCAATATCGTAGAAAAACGCTCTGATGGCTTCCATAATATCGAATCTGTTTTTTACCCAGTCGAATGGTGCGATGCCCTCGAAATCTTACCAAATCAAGACCAAACTGCCAATGAAGCAATCTTCCAAAGTACGGGCTTGAGTATTCCGGGCAATGAAAGTTCAAATCTTTGTTTGAAGGCATGGCATTTATTGCAAGACCAAATCTCTACGCCACCGACTATTCATTTGCACAAAGTAATACCAATGGGTGCAGGCTTGGGTGGTGGTTCTGCCGATGGAGCTTTTACACTTCGCATGCTCAATGAGGTTTATCAACTAAATTTGAGCAACGACCAACTAAAAGATTTTGCCCGAAAATTAGGTTCGGACTGTGCTTTTTTCATCGAAAATAAACCTGTTTTTTGCTATAATAAAGGCGATGAATTTGAAGATTTTTCGCTTAATCTGAAAGGGAAATTTATAGTGTTAGTCAATCCAGATATTCATATTTCTACTGCTGAAGCTTATTCGGGGGTATCGCCACAAAAACCTGAAATATCATTAAAAACGGCTCTTTCGGAGCCAATATCTAATTGGAAAACAATTGTTAAAAACGATTTCGAAGAAAAACTGTTATTAAAGTATCCAACCATTGCCGAAGTAAAAGAATCACTTTATGTAGCTGGTGCTGTTTATGCTTCTATGACGGGCTCAGGCTCAACTGTATATGGAATTTTTGAAAACGAAATAGACTTAAAAAATCAATTTCCAAATTTCGCAATATGGCAAGGATTCTTTAAAGTATAA
- a CDS encoding cytochrome c oxidase subunit 3, producing MNQLSKRREPFAFMLYLAMISSGLLFFFLLIVFITKEARNQDIPVKIPGVFWFSTLVIIASSLTLQGANKAFKEERFRTYRLNISLTLLTGILFIVLQGFGWRKLLNAGITMSNNTGGMFIYVLSGLHILHTLGGIIALISANKDAFQRMEYIDSYVYSVNPPNQLKIKLISIYWHFVDVLWVILFLFLLYHAS from the coding sequence ATGAATCAATTAAGTAAACGCCGAGAACCATTTGCTTTCATGCTCTACCTTGCTATGATTAGTAGCGGGCTGCTTTTTTTCTTTTTATTGATTGTTTTTATTACGAAAGAAGCTAGAAATCAGGATATTCCTGTAAAGATTCCGGGTGTATTTTGGTTTAGTACTTTAGTTATTATAGCAAGTAGCCTTACGCTGCAAGGGGCAAATAAAGCTTTTAAGGAAGAGCGTTTTCGAACCTATCGTCTAAATATCAGTCTGACCTTACTGACGGGCATTTTGTTTATCGTTTTACAAGGTTTTGGATGGCGTAAATTATTGAATGCCGGCATCACAATGAGCAATAATACTGGAGGAATGTTTATTTATGTTCTTTCAGGACTACATATTTTGCACACACTGGGCGGAATTATAGCACTCATCTCAGCTAACAAAGATGCTTTTCAACGAATGGAATATATTGATTCTTATGTTTATAGTGTCAATCCACCTAATCAACTGAAAATCAAGCTCATAAGTATCTATTGGCATTTTGTAGATGTACTTTGGGTTATTCTGTTTCTATTCTTATTGTATCATGCTTCATAA
- a CDS encoding fructosamine kinase family protein, whose product MQTAEDQFQFFEGVFFESFGRDLQVNEYRLIQGGSINVTVQVLTNEGKYFIKYNTRNYEGMFETEAKGLDLLRETNVIRVPEVIHWGRRDGQDYLVLENIEYSKPNFDYWESLGQKLASLHRNTADSFGLSFDNYIGSLRQSNEQKSDWLSFFIEKRLNVQAGLAYYNELISKSLYDKFQQFYKVLPELIPNEPASLLHGDLWSGNVITDEKGEPSLIDPSVYYGSREMEIAFTNLFGGFDKRFYDSYQEAYPLQPRFDERVPIYNIYPLLVHTNIFGTSYLPPIIRTLNRYL is encoded by the coding sequence ATGCAAACGGCTGAAGATCAATTCCAATTTTTTGAGGGCGTTTTTTTTGAAAGCTTCGGACGTGACCTACAAGTAAACGAGTATCGCCTAATACAGGGTGGAAGTATCAATGTGACCGTGCAAGTACTTACCAACGAAGGCAAATATTTTATTAAATATAATACTCGGAACTACGAAGGAATGTTTGAAACAGAAGCAAAAGGCCTTGACCTATTGCGTGAAACTAACGTGATTCGTGTGCCCGAGGTGATTCATTGGGGGCGTCGTGATGGACAAGATTATTTGGTTCTCGAAAATATCGAATATTCTAAACCTAATTTCGATTATTGGGAGTCTTTGGGTCAAAAATTAGCTAGTCTGCATCGAAATACAGCCGATTCTTTTGGCCTCTCGTTCGATAATTATATTGGTTCACTTCGTCAAAGTAATGAGCAGAAATCTGATTGGCTGAGCTTTTTTATTGAAAAACGTTTGAATGTTCAAGCAGGTTTAGCCTATTATAATGAGTTGATTTCTAAATCTTTATACGATAAATTTCAGCAATTTTATAAGGTTTTGCCCGAACTTATTCCAAACGAACCAGCTTCTCTCTTACATGGAGATTTGTGGTCGGGAAATGTGATTACTGATGAAAAAGGTGAGCCCTCACTCATCGACCCATCGGTTTATTACGGAAGCCGAGAAATGGAAATAGCTTTCACAAACTTATTTGGCGGTTTTGATAAGCGTTTCTATGACTCGTATCAGGAAGCCTATCCTCTCCAACCAAGATTCGATGAACGAGTGCCTATTTATAATATTTATCCCTTGCTTGTGCATACCAATATTTTTGGAACGAGCTATTTACCCCCAATCATCAGAACTCTCAATAGATATCTATAA
- a CDS encoding 2-phosphosulfolactate phosphatase, which yields MKNIDVCLTPDLLHLHKIDNTIVIVADIFRATSCMVTGFAYGVKAIIPVETVEECQELQAKGFIAAAERNAQKVEGFELDNSPFSYMDEKLIGEKIAMTTTNGTYSISKAKTSAVKVLVGAFLNLNAIVEYLKTQPYDVLVLCAGWKGRTNLEDTLFAGAVVDAVQDEFFVAEDSAIMSMRLYQQAKDDMLGYLANSSHIRRLQRLGINKDISYCLQRDLYDVVPVLRGNELVNM from the coding sequence ATGAAAAATATTGATGTTTGTTTAACTCCCGATTTACTTCACCTACATAAAATTGATAATACGATTGTTATTGTTGCTGATATTTTTCGTGCAACTTCTTGTATGGTTACAGGCTTTGCTTATGGTGTAAAAGCCATTATTCCAGTTGAAACCGTAGAAGAATGTCAAGAATTACAGGCCAAAGGTTTTATTGCCGCGGCGGAACGAAACGCCCAAAAAGTGGAGGGATTCGAACTTGATAATTCTCCTTTTAGCTACATGGATGAAAAGCTAATCGGTGAAAAAATTGCCATGACAACCACCAATGGCACCTATTCGATTTCAAAAGCTAAAACATCTGCTGTAAAGGTTTTAGTTGGAGCTTTTCTAAATCTCAATGCAATCGTAGAATACCTAAAAACACAGCCTTACGATGTATTGGTGCTTTGTGCAGGCTGGAAAGGGCGAACCAATTTAGAGGATACACTCTTTGCAGGAGCAGTAGTAGATGCCGTACAAGATGAGTTTTTTGTGGCCGAAGATAGTGCTATTATGTCTATGAGACTCTATCAACAAGCCAAAGACGATATGCTTGGATACTTGGCAAATTCATCGCATATTCGCCGTTTGCAACGCTTAGGTATCAACAAAGATATTAGCTATTGCTTACAACGTGATTTGTATGATGTTGTGCCTGTACTACGTGGAAATGAGTTGGTGAATATGTGA